From the Candidatus Nanopelagicus hibericus genome, the window GCTAGCACAAGTAGTGTTATTGGCATGATTGAGCCAATATTTGCTGGTGTAATCGCGTGGTGGTTACTTAATGAAGCATTTACTACTATTCAACTAATTGGCTGCGCAGTGGTGTTAATTGGCATTTATCTAGCTGACAAGGCAAGGTCACAGGTTAAGAATTAATGAGCTCATTTGATGACATATTTGCCGCAAATGCTGAGTTTATTAACGGGTTTAAATCCCAAGAGTTAACTGGTGAGGCTAAAAAAGGTTTAGCAATTATTACCTGTATGGACTCACGAATTGACCCACTTCGGATAGTTGGCATGAGGGCTGGAGATGCCAAGATCTTAAGAAATGCCGGAGCTAGGGTGACTGAGGATGTGCTCAGAACTTTAATCTTGGCTACCACCTTACTTAATGTTGATCGCATCTTGGTAATGCCACATACTGATTGTCGAATGGCAAGTGGGACAGAGGATGAAATACATAAAACAATTTTTGAAAAAAGTGGGATTGATACCAGAAGTGTTGAGATAAGAACTGTGACTGATCAGGTAGCGGCACTAAAATCTGATTTGGTAAGAATCGAACAATTTCCGATGTTGCCAAAAGGTGTTCAAGTCATTGGTGGGATTTATGATGTTAAAACTGGAGAGCTTAAAAAGATTTAATTATCTTTAATAAACTTCTCACTAGGCGCAAAGTTAGCAGCCATATCAGTAAATCTTGCAAGGTGTAATTGAGCAGAGACGATAATTGTTCTAGTTGGTCCATTCCTATGCTTTGCCACAATTAGATCAGCCTCACCTGATCTGTTTTGTGAGTCATACAAATCCTCGCGGTGCAGCAAAATCACCACATCTGCATCCTGCTCAATCGAACCTGATTCACGCAGATCAGAGAGCATCGGCTTCTTATCTGATCGCTGCTCGGGGGATCGGTTTAATTGAGAGATAGCAACTACTGGCACATTTAACTCTTTCGCTAACAATTTTAATTGGCGAGAGAACTCAGAGACCTCTTGTTGACGGTTTTCAACCCGCTTGCCGCTGGTCATAAGCTGCAGATAATCGATAATAATTAACTTCAAATTATGTCGTTGTTTAAGTCTGCGTGATTTTGCCCGGATCTCCATCAATGAAAGGTTGGCAGAATCATCAATAAACATAGGTGCATCTGAGATCTCACCCATCCGCCGAGCCATCTTTGCCCACTCCTCTTCACCCAACTTGCCAGAGCGAATGTTGTTAAGTGGCACTCTGGCCTCTGCTGCCAGCATTCTCATAGTGATTTCAGATCGACTCATTTCAAGTGAGAAAATAACTGAGGTTTCACGGTTGTGAATTGAAGCGTGTCGAGCAATATCTAATCCCAGGGTTGATTTACCAACTGCAGGACGCGCCGCCAACACAATCATGTTTCCAGGATGGAAACCATTTGTAAGTGCATCTAAATCTTTAAATCCAGATTTAATACCTTGTCCCATAACACCAGCTGCAATTTTTTCAATCTCATCATAAGCTTGTGGCATAAGTTGTGATAATTGAACATAATCTTCAGATGCTCTTCTTTCAGTAACTGCAAAAACTTCAGCTTGGGCTTGATCAACCGCATCATCTGCTTCACCCTCATCGGTGTAACCAAGTTGCACAATCTTGGTGCCGGCTTCAACCAACCTTCGCATGATGGCACGCTCACGAATTATTTTTGCGTAGTACCCAGCGTTAGCTGCAGTTGGAACTGATGAGATCAGTGTGTGTAGGTATGGCGCGCCACCAGCTCTTACTAAATCACCCCGTT encodes:
- a CDS encoding beta-class carbonic anhydrase gives rise to the protein MSSFDDIFAANAEFINGFKSQELTGEAKKGLAIITCMDSRIDPLRIVGMRAGDAKILRNAGARVTEDVLRTLILATTLLNVDRILVMPHTDCRMASGTEDEIHKTIFEKSGIDTRSVEIRTVTDQVAALKSDLVRIEQFPMLPKGVQVIGGIYDVKTGELKKI
- the dnaB gene encoding replicative DNA helicase yields the protein MSIAEFASSSNRVKSGAAEFERTPPQDVIAEQSVLGGMLLSKDAIGSVVEVLRERDFYRPAHELIYDAIVDLYGRGEPADPVTVAAELSKRGDLVRAGGAPYLHTLISSVPTAANAGYYAKIIRERAIMRRLVEAGTKIVQLGYTDEGEADDAVDQAQAEVFAVTERRASEDYVQLSQLMPQAYDEIEKIAAGVMGQGIKSGFKDLDALTNGFHPGNMIVLAARPAVGKSTLGLDIARHASIHNRETSVIFSLEMSRSEITMRMLAAEARVPLNNIRSGKLGEEEWAKMARRMGEISDAPMFIDDSANLSLMEIRAKSRRLKQRHNLKLIIIDYLQLMTSGKRVENRQQEVSEFSRQLKLLAKELNVPVVAISQLNRSPEQRSDKKPMLSDLRESGSIEQDADVVILLHREDLYDSQNRSGEADLIVAKHRNGPTRTIIVSAQLHLARFTDMAANFAPSEKFIKDN